The sequence below is a genomic window from Lemur catta isolate mLemCat1 chromosome 12, mLemCat1.pri, whole genome shotgun sequence.
GTAAAGTACTCACTAGCAAAATTttcaaagccaagaaaaaaaaatcacatacaaggaacattttctttgaatttcataTTCTCAAGGACCTGACTCGTAAGGACAAAAAGACAAGAATGTACTAAGTTTAATGAACCTCAGTGGCTATTCTATAACCCCCGTGTAGCTGTTTCAATGCTTTAGATAAATGATGTCATTTTAACAAGTTACTGTGAAGAGCAATGATTCAAGTTTTCTATCATCTGATGTAAGTGATTCAGGAGTAACCTTGCTAAGCCTGTGTTCAAAGCCAAGAAAAGTTCCAGTTTGTAATCGTATTGTTAAATAAGCATTCAGATAGTTTCTTTTCACTGCAGTAGAATATTTTTGAATGGTTGGATTCCTgacattattttcctaaaatcacAAAAGATACCCCACTCTGGATTCTGTTTCATATGGATAACTTTCTTTTATGGTAGCATCTCTCCTACAATGGGAGCAGTAAGGTCTCCAGGTGCTTTGGAAGAATGGGGACCTCACCAGGGAGGGCTGAGGCTCTCCCATGCCCTTAGGTGGTACAGAAACACTGCCGTGGAAGTTGGGGCTGTGGGGCATAAGGGTGAGGTAGGGAAATAACAGTGCAGTTAGAATGAGATGAATAGCAACCTAGAAAAGTGAGGACGAGAAGGACTGTTGTAGATCTTTCTGGGGTGAGGAGTAGGTGTAGCCCAAGGTTGATTTTGATGCATGAGTCACTGGGCAGGAGTTTAAGAGGCTTCTATTGTGACACAAAGGAGACAGAAGCTAGGGACGGGCCACAATGATGTAGTGACAAAATAAAGACCTGGTTGCTAGGGTCAGGGAATAAACACCAGGAGCTTAGAGGAGGAGAGATGGAGCCCCAGCTGCTggtcccctctcccacccctcctccccccaaggCCGTCTAAGATGTCACCTTTCACCTAAACATCATCTCCCTAGTTTTAGTTCTTAACTCTGGTCTCTGACTTCTGCTTGGTTCCACATTTTCCATCCATTTGCACAGAGGACCATCATCTGCCCCTCCTGGAATCTCTAAGGTTTTCTGCTTTCCTTGTGCTCTGATGGCCACCTCTGCTAAATCAGCTAAGATGCCCACCCCCTCTGAAACCGTTAGCCCTACTCCCAATCTCCATCAAGACTCTTTGGACCCTAGGATTATGGTTGCCTTATTTGAAATCGGATTACTTCCCCCTTCTACCTGGggctctctcccctccctaaAGAATAGTAGCCATCCAGTAACAGAACAACAGAGTAAACAGAAGTTTCAAAATCTCTTAAAAGCAATTAAAGATATTCTTAAAGATGTGGCAGATTTTGAAGAGAAGATCACAGAAGCAAAAGAACTTTGTGATATTTCCAAGGATATGTCAGAACTTAAAGACAAAATCAGAAGActtgatgaaataaataaaatgctagtGAAAAACCTTCTTGTTAGTTTAGACCCAGAGAAAGAACAGGatacaaagaaacaggagatGATAGTAGAAAATCAGAACTCCAAGAACACGGTACAAGTTTTTGCAAGGGATTTGGTAAATcattcagaagaaagaaaagccctTCATGAAATTCCACCAAGTAACGAAAACGCAAAATGCAGATTCCTTAATGTtcaagaagaaaatcagaaactCAGGAACAACATGGAGCAATTACTACAGCAAGCAGAACACTGGAGTGAACAACACATAGAGCTCAGTGAACTGATAAAATCGTATCAGAAATCtcagaaagacataaaagaatCTCTTGATAATAGTGGAGTCTGTTTCCAAGCCCAACCAAATAATGAAGTGTCAGTTCAGCACAGGCTGGAGgaacaagtgaggaaactgagccatgACACCCACTCACTGCACTTGCTTGCGGCTTCGCTGGAGAATGAATGCCAAATCCTACAGCAGGGGATGGAGATTCTCAAGGAGGTGCAGCAGCAGAAAGTGGGAACTCTGCAAGGCAAAGCAATTCACATCAACTGTAAACAGGACAAGAAAGATCAGAAGCCATCAGAAACAGGGAAAGTAGAAACATATAAGCAGAACATGAAAGAAATGCAGTGTGTATTTCAGAAAAAAGACAGATTCTATAGAAGCCTGGATGTTTGTCGGAATAAGAAAGTTCGAAATAACTGGTTCAATACTCTTATTGCAAGAGCTCTTCTCGGAATAAAGAGGCCAGCCAGCAGCCTGAGatagaaaatatcaaaagcaGCAAAGACAGTCTACATCTAATAGGGCCAACTTCAGGCATGATCAATCATCAGATCTGGGGTAGATCTACTGGTTCAATCGAGAAAGAGCTGTAGAACAAGAAGATTAACACTTTATTCATTACCTTAGTAATTATGTAAGTTTGGTCTTTAACAACCATTGTGTCTACATCAAGCTCATAACTTTTCAGCTTTACAAAGtagggtgttttttgtttttttgttttttgtttttgtaattattaGAGAGCCTATGACACTTTAACCAAAAGTGAGAAGTTACAGGTCCAATTaagtaaaaatctaaataaaaaccagaatgtaaagacagtattttttttctttctttaatcatTGCCTGGGGAGGGGTAATttatggggaggggaggaagtaTATAATGCTTTAATTGTGACCTTTTAAAGCTCACTTTCTAAATGTATGTTTCCTTTCCTATTATACTCAAAATATAGGATATGGTGGAGtaataaaaaatgctaataaacCACCCCTAAACTAATAGTTTTTCTGTTATAAATCTCCCCACTCACTGGCTCATTTATTCCTCCCTTGCTCTTCAATTAGTGAACTGTGGGCATGTTGGGCAGCAGAGGCCCTTGAGGAAGGACCTTATTTAGAATAATAGAGATATATCTAGATTTTGGTCTTTGCTGGAATAATTCTTCCTATTCCTCCAGGTGGGAACAGTAGAGTTACTCAGGGAAAAAAGCAATATCTGTCATCAAGGGAGCTGGACTTCTGGTTCTGGAAAAGATGGAGCGGATGCATTTCCCCTGATTCCCACTAAGTAAGCCCAAAACCCTGgagattatatataaaacaaacataagattctgaaaggcagagagaagtaGGTGGACTGGCTAGGGATCCTGAAACTTAAGGAACGTGGTGTCAagttctctgggttttctttttgctgctTATATATCCTGGAGAAGCTCACACCCAGAAGTGCCAATGCATGTAGACAAAACAACCTCTCATAAAGCCTGATTTCTCTTGCTAAAAGGTAAGGGAAGGGACAGTCTGGCAAGACAGAAACCTTTTGATAAAACTGCTCTAATGCAGCCAAATTGCATGGAAAACCCCACATCTCCACCCCTATCCCTCATCGGTAATGAGGCCCTCTTCCTCTGCTCTTCTGGAATGGTGCAAAGGAGGCAGAGTGGGGAGCCTGAAATCCACCCTCCACCTAATAGTGACAGGGTACTCCTCCCGGTCTCCCAGCCCCAGTGGAGTGGAATGTCGGTGGAGGTCACATGGGTAGCCTAGATTTTTATCCCATTTCTCTGTTGGCAGCATCAGCACAGGCttactataaataaaaaagaagatttaATAAGATCCGGGTTCTCATAGCAATGCCTCAAATGTCCAGGATACAATAGAAAAATCACTCATTATATCAAGAACAATAAATATCTCAACTTGGATGAGAAAAGACAGTTCATAGATGCCACCAATGAGATGATATGGACACTGAAATCATCTGACAAGGATTTAAAAGCagtcattataaaaatgttttcaatgaaCAATTACAAATACTTGAAAACCTGAAAAAGTAGAAAGTATCAgtaaaaaatagaagatataaaggaGAACTAAATGGAAAGTatacaactgaaaaaataataataatttaaactcACTGGATGGGCTCAGTAGCAGAATGTTGATGTCAGAGGAAAGATAGAACCATGGAAATTACCCAttctgaacaacagagaaaataggcTGGAAAAAAGTCTCAAGGACTCTTGTAACGAAAGCTCTAGCACTGGTGTCATCAGAGTCCccaaaataaaaggaatagaGTGTGGGCTGTAAAAGTATTCAAAGatataatggctgaaaatttcctGAATTTAATGAAAGGCATAAACATACAGATTTAAGAAATTGAGCTTCAAATAGTACATGCTCAAAGAAGTTCAAGACATTATCGcatttttgaaatgtaaagacaaagtaaaaatcttgaaagcagctgAGGAGAAAAGACTCATCAGATATAGGGAACTGTTCCAAATAACAGtgaatttctcatcagaaaccacgAAAGCCAGAAGGAAGTGAATATTTCTCAAGaactgaagaaaagaaatgtcaaCCCAGAATTGTTTTATCCAGAAAGAAAatccttcaggaatgaaagtGAAATTAATGGGAGAAAGTCAGAATAATTTGTCACCATCTGTTGGAAGAGCCCACTTGGTCACATAactaattttttctcattaaagaaaatgaatgctCTCTTTAGCCTCAGACTTTGTTCTAttccattttcaaaaagaaatttcacaTAGACGGTGTTAAATGGATGAGTGAAATGAGAAACTACAACATGGCTTAGCCAAACAGTCACTTCTTGTATATTAGCTTGCTCATATGTATCACCTGAATAAATTCTGTCAGTATCACTGATCTGTCAAATGCTAAGTGGTTAATTTTCCAATTCTTAAACTGAGGCAGCCCTGGTCCCACCAGAAACTCACAAGGTAACTGaaggatttttaaagttttgggaGAAGCACAGCAATATGCAACATCTGTTGCATACCAGAGAAACTCAAGTTCATAGTTCCAATGTTAGATTGCACATGGCACCACACTGGAAGGAAAATTTTCCAATTGGTGAGAACTCAGTCACATGACTGCATCTATCTGAAAATGACTGGGAAATGTGGCTTTAGATGGACAACCAGGTGTTTAAGCAGAAGGAAGAATTAACTTTGGAAGACTGTGGGgaagtagagaaaatatttttgtgtttctgtacATTTAGGGCTTTGTgaacaaattttatgaaaacttgAGATCCTGGACTAAGAGCAAGCTCTAGAAAGTAACTTACATCTGTCTAGACAGTGAAAACTGAAGAGATTTACCCAATTTCAGAGATGTGCATTTGCATTTCCAGTTAGGGTGAAGCCTGGGACCGTGGAGACAGCTCTGGGGCCCCTTGGCTTTTCTGGCCCCTGCGGAGATTTATTTACATTCTAAAAGGATTGGAATGAGATCCCAGGAGTCTTCCCATCTTGCCTTCCAGCAGCAGGggatgtttttcttcctctttttagaAGGGGAGGAGGATAGCTGCCTTTCTCTTCTCTATAAATGCCCAGATTCATTTTCTCAGAATTCCTCACTTAGAGTACAGCCCCCATTTACAGGTGGGGTGACATCTGGTTCTCATCACATCTCCCCAGGGGTAATaactggagagaaaaaaagatcgAGGACAGTAATTATGATTTCATAATAATCTGTCTCTGATGCAAAAACCTCATATGTGCATTCAGAACCAAATAAAGATGAACATTAAAAACCCAACAAAGACAATTACAATCTTCATCTCAATAAATTCTTCACAGTGATAAACTAGAAATTCATGATTTCAAAGTACTTGGATCTCTATAAAGTTTTTCCCATCAAGCCATACTAGTTCTACAGATTAAAAAACAGTtcttgataatattaatatttcagaaagaaCAAGCATCTCATGtcccttttaaaatacattccatgaacaaataattattttttaaaagtttggtttCCAGCTAGGTCAAAGTAAGGATATATTTACTGCCTTTTAACTTTAAGATaattaatctattatttttttagagagcaGGTCCCTAGATTGCTCAGGTTGACCTTggaatcctgggctcaagtgatcctgcctccttggcctcctgagtagctgggtctaccgacgtgtgccactgtgcccggcttacatttaaaataattatgaaatataataaatacacagaaaaatgcatacattttatatgtacagtttaataattaaaaattaaaaatctgttgaACCACCTCTCAGGTTATGTTAAGCTattttctaaagtattttgtgTCAATTTGTATGACATCATCACTGTAacagtgtttccttttttttttgttttgagacagagtctcactctgttgcccaggctagagtgccgtggcgtcagcctagctcacagcaatctcaaactcctgggttcaagtgatcctcctgcctcagcctcccgagtagctgggattgcaggcatgagccaccgtgcctagcctgTAAGAGTGTTTTCATTGCTCTATAGTCTCTCTAAAATTTGATATTGtcagaatttttaatttgatgagtgTGTATTAGTACCTCATgatggctttaatttgcatttccttgattactgAATTCAATCAACTTTTTAAGTGTTTGGCCATTTAGGTTTCCTTTTTCATAAAGTGCCTGTCCTTTGCTTCATATTATTGATTTAcaggagttctttacatattctcaACACTACTCCTGTGATGGTTATATGAGTTGCAAACATTGTCTCCCACTCTGTGGCtagttctttttactttctttgtggTGTCCTTTAAtgaaaagaagtttttaatttcactgtagcccaatttattaactttttcccttttaattatgGTTCTTATGTTTGTTTAAGAGATCCTTCCTACATCATGGATGAAAGTCTGCTAAAGTTCTTTGAATCTCTTATGTTTCACATTTGTCTTTAATTTATCTTGAATTGAGCCAGAAAGAGGAATTTAGGTTGATTGTCTAAGGGTTCTGCAAGGATAGAtgttttcaagttctttttaCATGACTATGCTTTGAACTCTGTTTAGCCTTTCCAATAAGATCAATATGagatatgttatatttttttaaaaaaggatggaATAATGGAAGAAGCATTGCACAAATAGAGAGATGATCTAAGTCCTAATTTGTCTTGAATCctaattgtttcatttaaaaggTGGAGATAATAACTTTCTTTTGCACCAAGGACAAATGGTTCGAAGATTTTCTGCCTCTCTGAGCTAAAGTCTTATTATTCTCTGGGGGGTAGGAacagattaaatgagagaaatagaaactaaTCAGAAGCAAGCATGGCCAAAAAGCAAGGGAACAATTAGCAAATAATCCAGGCACACAAGTTGTCCAAAAGTTGGGATCGTTGATATGAtgcaagtaaaaagaaaaataagtattatataaAGGAGACATATATCCTAGCTCAAAGTGAAGGAGTAGATTcttcatcatcaacatcatcatcatcattatcaatattattattatatttataacattCTTCTACAAACCTGATTGATGTAGAAAatcatttaaacatatttcttacCTTAATAAGTGAAGGCCTCAGGCAAAGATTGATCAGTGGAGTATCTTAGTCAgttgagtgtttttcttttcGAACAATTACACAGTCTTCCAGAGGAAACCACTAACCACTAATCCACATTTAATTAAATCTTCTCTCACATGGACGCATGCACCATTTTGGTTTCCATGGTCTGTTATGAAGCTTTGGTTTATGAGGAACTAAATGTCATATGAACTCTGTTTtgattttaaggattaaatgttttttttttttaatttaacagaaaCTAGATCTAGCCATTAATCTTTTCCAAAACCTAGATTTTTGGCTTTGTTAATCTTCTTTGTTACTCTTAGCATTCCATTTCAATGAtctgtgttcttatttttatttcctttttgaaaaattttttcaattttttttattgtggtaaaaaaatacacaacattaaattttaaactcttttttttttctttttgaaacagggtctccttctgtcacccaggctggagtacagtgttaTAATACTAaatcactgcaacctcagcctctgggctcgagcaatcctcctgcattagcctcccacatagctagggctacaggtgtgcaccaccacagctggttaatttttttttttaattttttgtagagatgaaatcttgctatattgcccaggttggttttaaattcctggcctcaagcaatcgtcccaccttgccctcccaaagtgctgggattataggcataagccaccacacccagaccatcttaactatttttaaatgtacagttcagtagtgttaagtatattcatattgctatgcaacagatctctagaacttttatatcctgcaaaactcATACTCTATGACCATTAAACACTAATTCTTCTCCCTACCTCTTGGTAATCacctttttactctgttttttgattttgactactttagatacttcatatgaGTGGaaacacacagtatttgtcctgttgtgactggcttatttcacttagcataatgtcctttaggttcatccgtgttgtagcatgtgtctgaatttccttcccttttaaggctgaataatatttcattgtatgtatataccacattttctttattcattcatccatcgagggacatttgggttgcttccacctcttagCTATTatgtaatgctgcaatgaacatggtgtgcaaatatgttttaaagatccaactttgaattattttggatatatacccagaagtgagattgttgcatcatatggcaattctactttaaattttttgagaaacctctatacaattttccataatagctacactgttttacattcccataaatggagaaatttctctgcttccttggccaacacttattattttctgtttttctgatagtGGCCATCCTAACGGGTATAATGTGATATGTCACTATGGTTTTGATCCCcatttctcttatgattagtgatattgagcattttttcatatacttgtgaatttttttatgtcttttttagaGAATTGTGTGTggtgaaaattaatttttaaaaggatacattGGTACCTGTAGCATAGACATATATTCAAATGTGCTTATGACTTTCTTTATATTAGGATGTGAGTGTTTTCTATGGAAGCATTGTAGATATAATGGTATTTTCTGTTTACCTTGTACAATTCTTATTTATGAAAAGCAACTATTCAACAATCTAATTTTCTTAGCTAACCTCATTACTTCTATTGTCTGCTTTAAAATCTTCTGAGTTCATGCATT
It includes:
- the SPZ1 gene encoding spermatogenic leucine zipper protein 1, which produces MATSAKSAKMPTPSETVSPTPNLHQDSLDPRIMVALFEIGLLPPSTWGSLPSLKNSSHPVTEQQSKQKFQNLLKAIKDILKDVADFEEKITEAKELCDISKDMSELKDKIRRLDEINKMLVKNLLVSLDPEKEQDTKKQEMIVENQNSKNTVQVFARDLVNHSEERKALHEIPPSNENAKCRFLNVQEENQKLRNNMEQLLQQAEHWSEQHIELSELIKSYQKSQKDIKESLDNSGVCFQAQPNNEVSVQHRLEEQVRKLSHDTHSLHLLAASLENECQILQQGMEILKEVQQQKVGTLQGKAIHINCKQDKKDQKPSETGKVETYKQNMKEMQCVFQKKDRFYRSLDVCRNKKVRNNWFNTLIARALLGIKRPASSLR